The following proteins are encoded in a genomic region of Glycine soja cultivar W05 chromosome 17, ASM419377v2, whole genome shotgun sequence:
- the LOC114391698 gene encoding uncharacterized protein LOC114391698, protein MAAPTKDFVFCANIIGNGGSGKEPPDGGGSGQTRVSFKEMAMANREALPQRPKVDLIKEKLAKIVFEDDNPLKPIVHIDDSIFNGLCAPWQDALVVKLLGKNIGFQAMKDHLTRIWKLVAGFDILDIGNHFYMVKFDTTEDRQKVIEGGPWMIFDHYLTIQTWTPDFISPTAKIDKTMVWVRFPSLNLIYYDENILLALARAIGTPIKVDSNTLDVRRGHFARICVQIDLNKPVVGKVGLKGYWYKKNLSAPTKFNGPKIPASITHANNCGNNGTVAQVNAITGKDVANNEKDVLHGEWLVVKRKPSNKTNKNQAKGNKDGNPKNQRQSLLNEKKEKINSITLNAHDTASGSHTDVAPTTVERSSNGKQKNKRVRRDTVTIPRVSQDPRKQIIIEKTIINKPKPINGEHVGPSNHPSRQVIYNAGYGIKSTVPMQALSPNRFIILNDEEPVAQNMDIIAVDSQEHMGQHDMVLETPLEGQPAAT, encoded by the exons ATGGCGGCTCCGACAAAGGACTTTGTTTTCTGTGCGAACATAATAGGCAATGGCGGCTCCGGCAAAGAGCCACCAGATGGTGGTGGCAGTGGTCAAACACGAGTCTCTTTTAAAGAAATGGCTATGGCAAATAGGGAAGCACTACCCCAGCGACCAAAAGTGGACCTAATCAAGGAAAAATTGGCCAAAATAGTCTTTGAGGATGATAATCCCTTGAAGCCTATTGTTCATATTGATGATTCTATTTTCAATGGCTTATGTGCCCCATGGCAGGATGCGTTGGTGGTTAAATTGCTCGGGAAGAATATTGGTTTCCAGGCGATGAAGGATCATTTGACACGCATTTGGAAACTTGTAGCAGGATTTGATATTCTTGACATTGGCAACCATTTCTACATGGTCAAGTTTGATACTACTGAGGATAGGCAAAAGGTGATTGAGGGAGGACCCTGGATGATTTTTGATCATTACCTAACAATTCAAACATGGACGCCGGACTTCATTTCACCCACGGCCAAGATTGATAAAACTATGGTATGGGTTCGCTTTccaagtttgaatttgatttattatgATGAGAATATTTTGTTGGCTTTGGCTAGGGCTATTGGTACCCCTATCAAGGTTGATTCAAACACCTTAGATGTTAGAAGGGGACATTTTGCAAGAATTTGTGTCCAGATTGATTTAAATAAACCTGTGGTGGGTAAGGTTGGTTTGAAGGGATACTGGTATAAG AAGAATTTGAGTGCTCCGACGAAATTTAATGGCCCAAAAATTCCTGCGTCAATTACTCATGCAAATAATTGTGGCAATAATGGGACGGTTGCGCAAGTTAATGCAATTACTGGCAAAGATGTTGCCAATAATGAAAAGGATGTTTTGCATGGGGAGTGGCTCGTAGTTAAGCGCAAACCTAGTAATAAAaccaacaagaatcaagccaaggggAATAAAGATGGGAATCCTAAAAATCAGCGCCAATCTCTTCTAaatgagaagaaagagaagATTAATTCGATCACTTTAAATGCTCATGATACTGCAAGTGGGTCCCATACAGATGTTGCACCAACAACAGTGGAGAGATCATCCaatgggaaacaaaagaataaaagagtAAGAAGGGATACAGTTACAATCCCAAGAGTCAGCCAAGACCCAAGGAAGCAGATCATAATTGAGAAGACTATTATCAATAAACCCAAACCAATCAATGGGGAACACGTGGGCCCTTCCAACCACCCATCAAGACAAGTGATATATAATGCGGGCTATGGAATCAAATCGACGGTCCCTATGCAAGCTTTATCACCAAACAGATTTATCATTCTGAATGATGAGGAACCAGTTGCCCAAAATATGGACATCATTGCAGTTGACTCACAAGAGCATATGGGCCAACATGATATGGTTCTAGAGACACCTCTTGAGGGTCAACCCGCTGCAACGTAG
- the LOC114392882 gene encoding adenine phosphoribosyltransferase 5-like isoform X1 translates to MFVLENGVKNKGEDPRLQAISQAIRVVPHFPKQGIMFQDITTLLLDHNAFKDAVDIFVDRYRDMDISVVAGVEARGFIFGSSIALGIGAKFAPLCKPGKLPGEVISEKYVLEYGTDCLEMHVGAVQQNERVIIIDDLVATGGTMSAAIRLLERADAEVVECACVIGLSDLKEQVCDDVPCCNFFWMISQEGSNVL, encoded by the exons ATGTTTGTCCTAGAAAATGGTGTGAAGAACAAGGGGGAAGACCCAAGGCTTCAAGCAATCTCTCAAGCCATCAGAGTGGTGCCTCACTTTCCCAAACAAG GAATAATGTTTCAAGACATAACAACATTGTTGTTGGATCACAACGCGTTTAAAGACGCGGTTGACATTTTTGTTGATCGTTACAGAGACATGGATATTTCTGTTGTTGCCG GAGTTGAAGCCAGGGGATTCATTTTTGGTTCCTCAATTGCGTTAGGCATTGGTGCAAAGTTTGCTCCTTTATGCAAACCTGGAAAGCTACCAG GTGAagtaatttcagaaaaatatgtTCTAGAATATGGAACTGATTGCTTGGAGATGCATGTTGGTGCTGTCCAACAAAATGAACGGGTCATAATTATCGATGATTTGGTGGCTACAGGTGGAACTATGTCAGCAGCAATTAGACTTCTAG AACGTGCTGATGCTGAAGTAGTGGAGTGTGCTTGTGTGATTGGTCTGTCTGATCTTAAG GAGCAAGTTTGCGATGATGTTCCATGTTGTAATTTCTTTTGGATGATATCACAGGAAGGGAGCAATGTTCTCTAA
- the LOC114392882 gene encoding adenine phosphoribosyltransferase 5-like isoform X3 — protein MFVLENGVKNKGEDPRLQAISQAIRVVPHFPKQGIMFQDITTLLLDHNAFKDAVDIFVDRYRDMDISVVAGVEARGFIFGSSIALGIGAKFAPLCKPGKLPGEVISEKYVLEYGTDCLEMHVGAVQQNERVIIIDDLVATGGTMSAAIRLLERADAEVVECACVIGLSDLKEKKT, from the exons ATGTTTGTCCTAGAAAATGGTGTGAAGAACAAGGGGGAAGACCCAAGGCTTCAAGCAATCTCTCAAGCCATCAGAGTGGTGCCTCACTTTCCCAAACAAG GAATAATGTTTCAAGACATAACAACATTGTTGTTGGATCACAACGCGTTTAAAGACGCGGTTGACATTTTTGTTGATCGTTACAGAGACATGGATATTTCTGTTGTTGCCG GAGTTGAAGCCAGGGGATTCATTTTTGGTTCCTCAATTGCGTTAGGCATTGGTGCAAAGTTTGCTCCTTTATGCAAACCTGGAAAGCTACCAG GTGAagtaatttcagaaaaatatgtTCTAGAATATGGAACTGATTGCTTGGAGATGCATGTTGGTGCTGTCCAACAAAATGAACGGGTCATAATTATCGATGATTTGGTGGCTACAGGTGGAACTATGTCAGCAGCAATTAGACTTCTAG AACGTGCTGATGCTGAAGTAGTGGAGTGTGCTTGTGTGATTGGTCTGTCTGATCTTAAG gaaaaaaaaacataa
- the LOC114392882 gene encoding adenine phosphoribosyltransferase 5-like isoform X2, with protein MFVLENGVKNKGEDPRLQAISQAIRVVPHFPKQGIMFQDITTLLLDHNAFKDAVDIFVDRYRDMDISVVAGVEARGFIFGSSIALGIGAKFAPLCKPGKLPGEVISEKYVLEYGTDCLEMHVGAVQQNERVIIIDDLVATGGTMSAAIRLLERADAEVVECACVIGLSDLKVRCKLNGKPLYILVEPRQVENGF; from the exons ATGTTTGTCCTAGAAAATGGTGTGAAGAACAAGGGGGAAGACCCAAGGCTTCAAGCAATCTCTCAAGCCATCAGAGTGGTGCCTCACTTTCCCAAACAAG GAATAATGTTTCAAGACATAACAACATTGTTGTTGGATCACAACGCGTTTAAAGACGCGGTTGACATTTTTGTTGATCGTTACAGAGACATGGATATTTCTGTTGTTGCCG GAGTTGAAGCCAGGGGATTCATTTTTGGTTCCTCAATTGCGTTAGGCATTGGTGCAAAGTTTGCTCCTTTATGCAAACCTGGAAAGCTACCAG GTGAagtaatttcagaaaaatatgtTCTAGAATATGGAACTGATTGCTTGGAGATGCATGTTGGTGCTGTCCAACAAAATGAACGGGTCATAATTATCGATGATTTGGTGGCTACAGGTGGAACTATGTCAGCAGCAATTAGACTTCTAG AACGTGCTGATGCTGAAGTAGTGGAGTGTGCTTGTGTGATTGGTCTGTCTGATCTTAAG GTACGCTGCAAGCTTAATGGAAAGCCACTTTATATCCTTGTGGAGCCACGCCAAGTAGAAAATGGTTTTTGA